The stretch of DNA TTCGGTGGGACACTCTTCTGCTAAACAAAGTAATTTACACCTGTTGGTGTCTTCTGTCATTGAAATGAATCCATCAAAACAGGAACAAATGTAACTGCCTATCGTGTTCGTGCAATCGTGGTCACATGGACCCATGAAGCATTCATCCACATCGACGCATTTGTCAGATTCCAACTCATATCCCTTCTGGCATTTGCATTCAAATCCACCAAGAGTAGGCCTATTGACACATTCCATGTTTTGTCCCTGGCACTGTCTATCCTCGACACAATAATCAATGTCTTTGCACTCCTTCCCATCTTCTGCAAGTGCGTACCCATGGTGACACATGCAAGCGTAGCTGTCATCTTTTTTCTGGCAGAGATGCGCGCACCCTGAGTTATGGCAGAGGTCATTTAGCGCATATTCACATGTGACGTTGTTGTCCTGGAGAGTTTTTCCAGGTGGACAGGTGCATACAGGTTCATGGTTAACTGAGGAACAGTCATGCGAACAGCCACCATTAAATACTTCGCAATTCCATGGTGCTTGTATCCACTGTTCAAAGTGACATATATATTTCGATCCGAGGGATTTGAGCGTTGCAATGGTTCCCAGGGGTAATACCAGTAGGTTGTCTCCCTTGAACCCCAATGGGTTGTCGTACAGAACGGATTCGTCCCCTTTTACCATGACATGTTGGCAAGGACTGTCAAGTTTATATTCACAAATAAATCCATCTATTTTACTGTTGCATGGCTGTTCCTTCCATTCAAAGTCGTATTTTGATACTGAAATGCATTTTGAAGAGCAGACATCATCAAAGCGTCCCCAGTTCTGGAACTCCGTTTCATTATCTCCAGTTATCCACCTGTACCCTCGTAAACCCAACGCTTGGTCGGGGCATTGCCCGCTCGGTAGCTGCAAACCAATCCAATAATTTCCAGTATGGATACCGAGTAATATTAAAAGGATGCTATGCGATATCAAAGATCGCACTGTCATTAAATGTCCATTATGCCCATTATTATCCTCACAATGTTTTTGTGCCGTTCCAAAGTCGACTTGGTCCTGGAAAACCGCAAAACACTGCTTCTCGATGCAGTATCCGCCACGAGGGGCTTCTCCCTTGACTCCCAAAAGGAATGTTAACGCTACGAGTATTCCTACAGTATCCctcatttttttaaacaatagcCTACGCCTCCAATTAAATATAACAATTTCGCATATAATTTAGAGATGTAGGCTACTCGGCTCCTCTGCTTATAAAGCACGGTTTGATAAGTAGAATGGAACGTTAAGACTGCTGATAACTGCCATTTATAAAAGCCTCCCTCCATGTTTTCGATTGATCAAGGAAGGAAGTTCCTTTTTGGATGGCGTAGTTGctgactaagaacaaacaagttCTCTCTTAACCTGTAGTTGGGCAGgctgcaacctggactcagggttagacttaacatagtaaaaataaatgtattaatgctaaaatttgtatgatatgttacgttttctATTGTACGTCTTCATTTGTGAATATCCATTATCCATTTTGTAAGAATGACAATTTGTACAATATCTTACGAATTTCAATTCATACAATGTCTTACGAAATTGCAAAATGtataatatgttatgaattccaatttgttgtggcaaaAGTTAGCTAGGTTGCTaacgctaatgttagctaggttgctaacgttagctaggctaggggttaggggttaatgttaggattaggagttaggttaaagggttgaggttaggggaagggttagctaacatggtaAGTAGCTGCAAAGTAacaaaaaagtagtaagtagttgcaaagttgctaattagatcGAATGCTTaggttgtccgtgatgagatgtTCGGGTTATACGGCCACCGGTCCACCTCagccaaccaccctactttcgttTTTTGGCCTTACGtaatcttatgtaaccataccaaatttAACCTACTGTATCATACTAATATGAATGTCCCGATTTTACTATTACTTTGTTACGTCTAGTCTTTGAGACCAGGCGGGCCCATCATCCCGTATTACTAGTGCCATCGTGTCACTGACGCATGCGcccacacacagcccccccccccccccccccccccccaaattgaTATTTgtagtaggctacagtccaataATCAAATTGCTAAATGTAAGGCCTAAAATGTaagttaaaaatatatttaaatcatTGCAAAATCCAAAAGCGTAGATAACGTAGATATTTCAGTGTTTGCTGCTTAATTTGCTCCCTTTTCTAGTTACAGGTCTATCTCTCATGAGTATGCCTCACATTCTGAGCTATTTTAGGATTCATTTTAGAACCCCTGTATATCCACAAGTAGACATCCGGAAGACAGACACCATCTTCATGAGGTCATTTAAAGACAATATGTTTTAAGATATATTAGAATACATGAATTATTATGTTATTACATAGGCTATGCCAAATATTTAGAGGCAACCAAGATAAtatctgggtctctatgtttgtCCAGTGGTAGCCTAGGAGGAGTAGGAACATGATCACTCAGGGGAGATTGAATCATGAGTGGCACAAATGCACCACAGGAAGTGGAAGGTGGGCTTACTTCCTCTAAACCCACCCCACAATTTATGTTACTAGATAGAGATTGCATGTTATTTCAGCGCTCCCATATTTCCTTTAATAAAATGGGTGGAGTGAGAGAAATGGGGAATGGAGTGGAAGTGGGTGTGGTTTTGTTCATGCAACGGAAACAAAACCTGTCCAACCCTCATATTTGATTAGTCCTACTGATTGGTATGCTGTCACGATGAAGTCCACTATGTAGGCTACATTGTATGATAAGTAGTGCCATTTGTAGATTATTGTTGGCTGCTTGATATACCTGGAAAAAATGTCATGTCTCTTTGGCATATTTATTTAAAACTTACAAGGGGAAACTTCAATATGTGTCTGCAGACTGTTTATTTTTGGAACCAAAGATATCCAGAACGGAAGAAACCTTGCCTGTTCTTTCCAacacttatgtttgtatagccACATTCTGACAGAGACAGCTTTGTTGGTGCCACCAACAACATATCCGAAGCCTATCATTGAGTAAACAATACCTCAAAGGGGCCCACTTCTTTGAGTCCACTGCAAGACACGTCTTTCATATGGGATGGAGGAAATGGGAGGTCTTCCCCTGCAGCGTGTAGCCGGGGATAAGGAGAAAGGGGAAAGGTATTTACCGATGACCTTCCCAGTATCAAACCCACGGGAGTGATTTCTCTCTGAGTCAGCATTGTCGGAAGATGCCAGCCATATCCTGTGATGGCTACTCCCAACCAACTCTACATTGATGATAACTTTTATGAAAATGGCCGAAATGACCTTGAATAAGATTCACTCATGTTGTCGTAATGGAAAACTATAGACTGTGGAGAATGATTGAAGACACTTATTAAATCATATGTAAACATGTCATATTTTGAATATTTTCCTATGTTTAAACGTTACCATTTTGGCAGAATTTTGTCAAAAGCATTGCATGTTATGAGCTGCAATCTGCAATCTGCTCATAACTTGCATAGCAATGTAATTTGAGACAGTGATTATGATCCCACATACATGTAGGCTACAAGGAAGTTCCATTTCTATTTGCCATGTGTAATAAAGAAATTAGAAATCTTACTCACTCACATATATTATCTTGGAAGTGCCAAACCCAGCAACCATGTAATCTGATTCTTGTGTATACAATTCCGCTCAATTTAATTTGGCATTCCTCAGGCTATTGCTAGTGACCCAACCCAGCCATTCATATTTTGGTATTCTGTCTGCCACGGCCAACCTTACTTTCTTTTGTCAACCCTTTCTGTTTCATCCTAAGGAATTGACTGTTAGGATATTGTGTTTCGCCGCCTGAGACACACATAATGGCAGTGTAAATAATGGTTGATCCACCGCATCAATGGCAGGAAAGGGCTTCACGGGACTcttaagccttgttcacactggcAGTTTGAAGTGACACTCATAGGTGGTTTGAAATCAGATAtaaatctgattcctggccatgcTACTTGGTCAAATATGACCAAAATATGACcaaatatgatttattttcccCCAAGTGGTTTGTAGACTGTTATTtggcatatcttgttgcttgctagTTACTCTGTTGACAGTGTGAAGAGAACATGTGGTAActaactagcttgttaattgtttacaaacaaattagtgaatgtgctagcaagctaaacagctacctagctagctagttgactgctgtggctagccaaaAATGCCTTATTTTGAAAGTTGATTATCCTTTGAGGCTTTTTAAGTGTTAAAAgtgtttaaaaacattttttgttgatttcacattgaattcacgttagttgacaactcaactaaATGTAAATCACAACTAGaggttgaactgacgtctgtgtccAGTGGGTCTCTGTGACACTTTATTTGCTGGAATCTGGTTAATTTAATTCAGAGGGCCTGCTGAATAAAGCAAGATTATTAGCAGGCTGTCTGTGTTGGCAGCGTGGTCTGACTTGATTCTAAGAGATGTGCTTGTGTTGGAATGTGTGTTCACACACAGTACTTTAGGGCCTCTCCAACAGGCGATCACACAGAGACTCTTGCTATTGCCAGCATTCGCTTACTACTGAGAAAAGAACGGAGTGGTTTGGACGCATTGTAATAATCTGTTTCCAGCAATTGTGTTGTGCCACTCAGTACATGCAAAGAAAAGGGCCATTTAATCAGGTTGACAGAACTCCAGAGACAGGAAAACAAACTCTGACATGTCATAGCCTATGCTTTATCATATCCTATCTAAACAGACTACTGGTAGTTGCAGGCAAACCCAAACCCGTCTTTTGCTGACTCACGCATTTCATTTAAGAATTTACAGACTTTTAAGAGAGAAATGCATTGTAATCTCGTTTACCAGCCTCTCTGAAGGACTTTAACTTGCAACCTTAAATCAATGATTACTTGGTTCAAAGCAGAGTCACATCATTGTCCTGTTTTTCTTTAGTCATTACTAGAACCCTGACCAGGAATCGCCTATAACTAGGGCCCTAACAAGTTTTTGGATAGGCAATTCTTTCCCCCAAGATACTATTTCCCTAGACATGACTAATTCCTCATTAAAGCAAATatttctcctttctccttcttCCTACACACCGTTTCCATCCCCATGATCGTGGGGAGCAGGAACAACCCTATGGTTCTCAACATCTCCCCTCTGTGAAAAATAAGCCTTCCCGAGAGTTGGCAACTCTGGCACGATGACAGGAATGTTATGAACTTGTGACAATCCCTGTTACAAGAACAGCCACTTCTGGCTGGGCCTCAGCTGGACCATGCATAACTCTTCAACTCTCAAGTCGGAGATGAGGGGTATTCATAGTCCAAACAGCACATAACTTCAGAGGCTAGAAAGTCAACACAAACACAAGGACTCATTTGTTTTCACTTACTGGGAATTACATCACATTTAAAGAGGCTGAATTACATGGGGAGAGTAGACATCTCGTGACATGGCAGGGAAGGGTGAAAAGGCTCCATACACAGCACTAAGGATTTGTAGTTTATTGTACCAGCTCCTGTATGTTTCACAAGACTAGTCGATTGAGGAAGTGAAATGTTCTTTTGTATTCCCCTTTTTGGACATGTTTGCATAAATATGACCTGTCATCTCTAAAGTCTCCAATACCTAACTACCGTTGTGTCCATGATCCCATGCCTGGGATTCTAGCTGAGCTAGGCCAGTGTGTGTGAAATATGGAGGACAGGAGTCCTCTTGGAAGAGCACTTGAGGGAGGAACTTGACTTCAGATGAAAGTTACTTGCCTCTGATAATTACTCAGTACCCAAGCGGGCCCTGGGCAATGGGTAATTATCAGAGGCCTGTACATTCTGGAATGCTTGACCCCTCTTCATGTATGCCTGGGAACACTTCCCCCTGAACAGGGAGGCCTATAGCTAACCGCTACTTAGCCCACATTGTTCTTAGAATAACTAGCATCAGAGAGCCTAGGGAAATTACCCACCTGCTCTGCTCTTCCCAGATAATGATTACATTAACCACAAATATCATTAGTGCTTAGCTCCCAAGTGAGGTGTTATCAAGCCATAGGTATTCGACCCTCAGACAAAATCAAGCTCATGGTAATTTAGAAAAAACCTAATCCAATGAAATGATGGTTATGGTTTGGGGAGGTTGAGGGAGGCACATTCTTGTGTACACTTTCCCCCAGAGCAACATGAACAGATTCCTCCCGCATCTGGAAACAATATTTATTAATTCAGCAGGACTGAGTGAACTCGGCCAGATCTTTTCATGCACCCTGCGACATCTAGAAAATATATGTGATCCCAGCAAAATGC from Salvelinus fontinalis isolate EN_2023a chromosome 20, ASM2944872v1, whole genome shotgun sequence encodes:
- the LOC129817401 gene encoding thrombomodulin-like, producing the protein MRDTVGILVALTFLLGVKGEAPRGGYCIEKQCFAVFQDQVDFGTAQKHCEDNNGHNGHLMTVRSLISHSILLILLGIHTGNYWIGLQLPSGQCPDQALGLRGYRWITGDNETEFQNWGRFDDVCSSKCISVSKYDFEWKEQPCNSKIDGFICEYKLDSPCQHVMVKGDESVLYDNPLGFKGDNLLVLPLGTIATLKSLGSKYICHFEQWIQAPWNCEVFNGGCSHDCSSVNHEPVCTCPPGKTLQDNNVTCEYALNDLCHNSGCAHLCQKKDDSYACMCHHGYALAEDGKECKDIDYCVEDRQCQGQNMECVNRPTLGGFECKCQKGYELESDKCVDVDECFMGPCDHDCTNTIGSYICSCFDGFISMTEDTNRCKLLCLAEECPTECDRSKTYQCYCPIGYLLDDRNGSSICVDIDECEMDSYCHHNCTNTYGGYLCSCDEGFDLVGEYDCVDREASEGSGFTTPYTPSAKHPTERPFTVKAGGLLGMLVCIVVVILVMVVLIHLILKRRGNLDIAFESQGVGNPDLQQVSTDKYQKLSFDRHFII